A region from the Acidiferrobacter sp. SPIII_3 genome encodes:
- a CDS encoding NADH-quinone oxidoreductase subunit C, with translation MPSDDLHPDTAWARLSGPLPAIHAWVDGKSWRALAAGWRAEDGQLAALWGSDERPAGLGFVVHAVVICGGAWRWMSLAAGHDDPRFPALSQLFPAAARQERALFDLLGISCDAGDTRPWLRHEAWGPAHFPLRRDFAEGAPKMGPARPYPFIPVRGSGVHEIAVGPIHAGTIEPGHFRFSVVGDEILRLEERLGYTHKGVAKRLEEMPLAEGARLAGRICADSTAAYAGAYAMAVEAVSACTVPPRALWLRALLWERERIANHLGDLGALCQDGGLAFGHTQFGLLKERWLQTHRRLFGHRYLMDAIIPGGVAGDLDLAAIVLLDGECTALLQATRGLQNIIDDHAGLQERFLGTGRLDETRARALGAAGLIARASGIASDLRVFSPSPPYDTLRTRISMRPGGDVAARVAVRFDEIYESLRLIRAILASLPDGPVRVPCGRPHGVLGLGAVEGWRGPILAAVTHAPGPGSHHVHIHDPSWQNWPLLERVVPGELIPDFPLINKSFNLAYSGHDL, from the coding sequence ATGCCAAGCGACGATCTTCACCCTGACACGGCCTGGGCACGGTTGTCAGGCCCCTTGCCAGCCATTCATGCCTGGGTCGACGGCAAGTCATGGCGCGCGCTGGCCGCCGGGTGGCGCGCCGAGGACGGACAGCTGGCCGCGCTGTGGGGCAGCGACGAGCGCCCGGCGGGTCTTGGGTTCGTCGTTCATGCCGTCGTCATCTGTGGCGGCGCGTGGCGCTGGATGAGCCTTGCGGCCGGCCATGATGATCCGCGCTTCCCGGCGTTGAGCCAGCTGTTCCCGGCGGCAGCGCGCCAGGAGCGTGCCCTTTTCGATCTCCTCGGAATCTCGTGCGATGCCGGCGATACCCGGCCCTGGCTGCGCCACGAGGCATGGGGGCCCGCGCACTTCCCATTGCGCCGTGATTTTGCCGAAGGCGCTCCCAAGATGGGCCCCGCCCGCCCTTACCCCTTCATTCCCGTGCGCGGGAGCGGCGTCCATGAGATCGCGGTCGGACCCATCCATGCCGGTACGATAGAGCCCGGGCATTTCCGTTTTTCGGTGGTGGGCGACGAGATCCTGCGCCTCGAGGAGCGGCTCGGCTACACCCACAAGGGCGTTGCCAAGCGCCTCGAGGAGATGCCGCTCGCCGAGGGGGCACGGTTGGCCGGCCGCATCTGTGCCGACAGCACCGCCGCCTATGCCGGGGCCTATGCCATGGCCGTGGAGGCGGTGAGCGCGTGCACGGTCCCGCCTCGGGCACTGTGGTTGCGCGCCTTGCTGTGGGAGCGTGAGCGCATTGCCAACCACCTGGGCGATCTCGGCGCGCTTTGCCAGGACGGGGGGCTTGCGTTTGGCCACACGCAGTTCGGCCTCCTGAAGGAACGATGGCTCCAGACGCACAGGCGGCTCTTCGGTCATCGTTATCTGATGGATGCGATCATTCCAGGCGGCGTGGCCGGCGATCTCGACCTTGCGGCGATCGTCCTCCTCGACGGCGAATGCACCGCCCTCCTTCAGGCCACGCGCGGCCTCCAGAACATCATCGACGATCATGCCGGCCTGCAGGAGCGCTTCCTCGGGACCGGGCGCCTCGACGAGACCCGGGCGCGGGCCTTGGGGGCCGCCGGTCTCATTGCGCGCGCGAGCGGGATCGCAAGCGACCTGCGCGTATTTTCGCCGTCGCCACCTTATGACACGCTAAGGACGCGCATCTCCATGCGCCCCGGGGGTGATGTCGCGGCGCGCGTCGCGGTACGCTTCGATGAGATCTATGAGTCCTTGCGGCTCATCCGCGCCATCCTGGCCTCGCTCCCGGACGGCCCGGTGCGCGTGCCCTGCGGTCGACCGCATGGCGTACTGGGGCTCGGCGCCGTGGAGGGTTGGCGTGGGCCGATCCTGGCCGCGGTGACGCACGCGCCGGGTCCTGGAAGCCATCATGTCCATATCCATGACCCCTCCTGGCAGAACTGGCCGCTCCTCGAGCGCGTGGTGCCAGGCGAGCTCATCCCGGATTTTCCACTCATCAACAAATCCTTCAACCTCGCCTATAGCGGCCACGACCTCTAA
- a CDS encoding hydrogenase 4 subunit F encodes MLLSMILIPLAGAVLLGAMGHRNAGFWCNIAVSAGTLCAAGIMTVRMLHDGPFTAWHHELFVDPLNVFLVDLTALVALSTSVFSLTYMRAEVRMGHLNPARLGVYHAMYQVFVFSMLLALTSNNIGVLWIAMESATLSTTLLVGLYRTPAGLAAAWKYFILCGVGIALALLGTIMVYFAAHSVLGGHRALLWTRLYGVRDQLNPAIMMIAFVFLIVGYGTKVGLVPFHTWLPDAHAEGPTPISAVLSGLLLNVALYAIVRFKALASADTVTHWPGRLMIGFGLASVLFGAFSLGGQRDLKRLFSYSSIEHMGLATFAFGLGGPLATFAALLHMTAHSLTKSSVFFTSGEVAQSEGTKDMDRITGIMERNPTLGWTFMGSTLAILGTPPFGIFTSEFLILIAALRRAPWSVPLLILALGVAFAAIFRRTQAMVFGGAARPRISASPSLPVPLVHLLLVLVLGLAMPPLLAAWYTEAARLMAP; translated from the coding sequence ATACTGTTGTCGATGATCTTGATCCCCCTTGCGGGCGCCGTCTTGCTTGGCGCCATGGGCCACAGGAACGCGGGATTTTGGTGCAACATCGCCGTAAGCGCCGGCACCCTTTGCGCGGCAGGCATCATGACCGTCCGGATGTTGCACGACGGCCCGTTTACGGCCTGGCATCACGAGCTGTTCGTGGATCCCTTGAACGTGTTTCTGGTGGATTTGACCGCGCTCGTGGCGCTATCCACATCGGTGTTCAGCCTGACCTACATGCGCGCCGAGGTGCGCATGGGTCATTTGAACCCGGCGCGCCTGGGCGTCTACCACGCCATGTATCAGGTCTTTGTCTTTAGCATGCTGCTTGCGCTCACCAGCAATAACATCGGCGTCCTGTGGATCGCCATGGAGAGCGCGACCTTGAGCACGACGTTGCTTGTCGGCCTCTACCGCACGCCGGCGGGGCTCGCGGCGGCCTGGAAATATTTCATATTGTGCGGCGTCGGGATCGCGCTCGCACTGCTCGGGACGATCATGGTCTATTTCGCCGCCCATTCGGTCCTGGGTGGGCATCGGGCGCTTCTCTGGACGCGCCTCTATGGGGTCCGCGACCAACTCAATCCGGCAATCATGATGATCGCGTTCGTGTTTTTGATCGTGGGCTACGGGACCAAGGTGGGGCTCGTGCCATTTCACACGTGGCTGCCGGATGCGCACGCCGAGGGCCCGACCCCGATCTCGGCGGTGCTGTCGGGCCTGCTCTTGAACGTGGCGCTATACGCCATCGTGCGTTTCAAGGCGCTCGCCTCCGCGGACACCGTGACGCATTGGCCGGGGCGGCTCATGATTGGTTTCGGGTTGGCATCGGTCTTGTTCGGGGCTTTTTCCCTTGGGGGCCAGCGTGACTTGAAGCGGCTGTTTTCCTACTCCTCGATCGAGCACATGGGCCTTGCTACGTTCGCGTTCGGCCTGGGTGGTCCGCTCGCGACCTTCGCGGCCCTGCTGCACATGACCGCGCATTCGCTCACCAAGTCCTCGGTGTTCTTTACAAGCGGCGAGGTGGCGCAGAGTGAAGGCACCAAGGATATGGACCGCATCACCGGCATCATGGAGCGCAACCCAACGCTCGGTTGGACATTCATGGGAAGCACTCTTGCCATCCTCGGGACCCCGCCTTTCGGGATCTTCACGAGCGAGTTCCTGATCCTGATCGCCGCCCTGCGCCGGGCCCCCTGGTCGGTACCGCTTTTGATTCTCGCGCTGGGCGTTGCCTTCGCGGCGATCTTCCGGCGCACCCAGGCGATGGTGTTTGGAGGGGCGGCCCGCCCACGGATATCGGCATCGCCGTCACTGCCGGTGCCGCTCGTGCATCTCCTGCTAGTACTGGTCCTGGGGCTTGCCATGCCCCCGCTATTGGCCGCCTGGTACACGGAGGCCGCACGTTTGATGGCACCGTGA
- a CDS encoding respiratory chain complex I subunit 1 family protein gives MMARLFMRQGLQILFVMAMAPLLAGWVRQCRAWLANRAGAGLLQPYRELLRLLRKQPVVPHEASALFVATPYIVFTTMVVASALVPMITTRLPLAGAADAVVLAGVFSLARIFAALAAMDLGTGFGSMGARRAMLVGFLAEPALLMVLFTPALISGSTSLVVIVRQLAHHGVILYPSMVFAAAAYVMVTLAENARLPVDNPETHLELTMIHEALNLEYSGRYLALVEWAAAIKLFVYIGIGAALFFPWGIAQDASPAGLATAYALFSAKLAAAGAGLAVIETVFAKLRLFRVPEFLGTAFLLAVLGLLMRYLFGH, from the coding sequence ATGATGGCGCGCCTTTTCATGCGCCAAGGGCTGCAGATCCTGTTCGTCATGGCCATGGCCCCGTTGCTGGCCGGCTGGGTTCGCCAATGCCGGGCATGGCTCGCCAACCGCGCGGGTGCCGGTCTTCTCCAGCCCTACCGTGAGCTTTTAAGGCTCCTGCGCAAGCAGCCGGTCGTGCCGCACGAGGCCTCGGCGCTCTTTGTCGCGACACCTTATATCGTATTCACAACCATGGTGGTGGCAAGCGCGCTGGTGCCCATGATCACGACCCGCCTGCCGCTCGCCGGCGCCGCCGACGCGGTGGTGCTCGCCGGTGTTTTTTCGTTGGCGCGGATCTTCGCGGCGCTCGCCGCCATGGATCTCGGCACCGGTTTCGGTAGCATGGGGGCGCGACGCGCGATGCTCGTGGGTTTTCTTGCGGAACCCGCGCTGCTCATGGTGCTGTTCACGCCAGCCTTGATCAGCGGCTCCACCTCGCTTGTCGTCATCGTTCGTCAACTCGCCCACCACGGCGTCATCCTCTACCCGAGCATGGTGTTCGCGGCTGCCGCCTATGTCATGGTGACGCTCGCCGAAAACGCGCGGCTGCCCGTCGACAACCCCGAGACCCATCTCGAGCTCACGATGATCCATGAGGCCTTGAACCTCGAATACTCCGGCCGCTACCTGGCACTCGTCGAGTGGGCTGCCGCCATCAAGCTGTTTGTCTACATCGGCATCGGTGCCGCGCTGTTTTTTCCATGGGGCATCGCCCAAGATGCAAGCCCCGCTGGCCTTGCGACCGCCTATGCGCTTTTTTCCGCGAAGCTCGCCGCTGCCGGCGCCGGATTGGCCGTGATCGAGACCGTGTTCGCCAAGTTGCGCCTGTTCCGGGTCCCCGAATTCCTGGGCACCGCCTTCTTGCTCGCGGTCCTAGGCCTCCTCATGCGCTATCTCTTTGGACATTGA
- the hyfB gene encoding hydrogenase 4 subunit B — protein sequence MHVPIGLPWELILGALTLWSLLAFASLFIPKAPRIAPLIFPLGALGALCVAAAGLLALQGPPLTMVSPFGLPGLPFYGRVDALSGVFLVLFGLTTVAISLDLTGYRAREHYPVAARIGVQYHILLASLTLVFVAADAYSFLIAWEAMALSSYLLVVTDHRTSGARRAGFLYLLIEHIGALAILAAFTVLIAQAATGTRLVYTFAALHASNPGATVAGIAFLLALLGFGAKAGLVPLHVWLPQAHPVAPSPISALLSSVLLKVGIYGLLRVAFMLLPVPAPWWGLTVLTVGLLTTLLGALSSAVQSDMKRLLAYSSVENVGLITAAIGLALLFSAYGLKALAALALIAALYHCLNHAFFKGLLFLGTGSVLHATGERNLGRLGGLIHRMPHTAFMMLIGTLAIAGVPPLNGFASEWLILQAFLKATALPRPYLAMGIPLGAALLALVAGLAGYVMVKFYGIVFLGRPREARLAQAVESGPFERAGLGLLALLCVTAGLWPSGAIALIRPAASLLTRADAPITISEAGARVDVAHAAYAPAILWVALGVVALATVLALRAYSSRPARRAPVWNCGHPVIGARMQDTAEGFGQPIRHIFAAFLATRSRKPAPDDRVPRYGSVVEDRFWEDLYRPAARGFEAIWAWTAAMRPRRIAISLFCVLATLIVLLALAP from the coding sequence ATGCACGTGCCAATCGGGCTTCCATGGGAACTTATCCTAGGCGCCCTGACCCTTTGGTCGCTTTTGGCATTCGCGAGCCTTTTCATTCCCAAGGCCCCACGCATCGCCCCGCTGATCTTTCCCCTGGGGGCGCTCGGCGCCCTGTGCGTCGCCGCCGCGGGTCTCCTCGCCCTCCAGGGGCCGCCCCTTACCATGGTCTCGCCTTTTGGCCTTCCAGGCCTGCCCTTTTATGGGCGCGTGGACGCCTTGTCGGGTGTCTTTCTGGTGTTGTTTGGCCTCACGACCGTGGCGATCTCGCTCGATCTTACCGGCTATCGGGCCCGTGAACACTATCCAGTGGCCGCGCGCATCGGCGTGCAATATCACATTTTGCTCGCAAGCCTCACACTGGTGTTCGTGGCCGCCGACGCCTACTCGTTTTTGATCGCGTGGGAGGCGATGGCCTTGTCATCCTACCTTCTGGTGGTCACCGACCATCGCACGAGCGGCGCGCGCCGCGCTGGATTCCTCTACCTTCTGATCGAGCACATCGGGGCGCTCGCCATTCTCGCCGCCTTTACGGTCCTGATCGCGCAGGCCGCGACCGGCACGCGGCTCGTCTATACCTTCGCCGCCCTGCATGCGAGCAACCCCGGTGCCACGGTAGCCGGTATCGCCTTCCTGCTCGCGCTCCTCGGTTTCGGGGCCAAGGCGGGACTGGTCCCGCTCCATGTGTGGCTGCCGCAGGCCCACCCGGTCGCGCCCTCGCCCATATCCGCGCTCTTGAGCAGCGTGCTGCTGAAGGTCGGCATCTATGGGCTTTTGCGCGTGGCCTTCATGCTGCTGCCGGTGCCGGCGCCATGGTGGGGTCTGACGGTGCTTACCGTGGGACTTCTAACCACCCTGCTCGGTGCCCTGTCATCGGCCGTCCAGAGCGACATGAAGCGTCTGCTCGCCTACTCCTCGGTCGAGAACGTCGGGCTTATCACGGCCGCGATCGGCCTTGCGCTGCTGTTTTCGGCCTATGGCCTCAAGGCCCTGGCGGCGCTCGCCCTGATCGCCGCCCTTTATCACTGCCTGAATCATGCCTTTTTCAAGGGCCTCTTGTTCCTTGGCACGGGCTCGGTCCTGCACGCCACCGGCGAGCGCAATCTCGGCCGCCTTGGTGGTCTGATCCACCGCATGCCGCACACCGCGTTCATGATGTTGATCGGCACGCTCGCCATTGCCGGCGTGCCGCCGCTCAATGGTTTCGCCTCGGAATGGCTGATCCTGCAGGCCTTCCTCAAGGCGACGGCCTTGCCGCGCCCCTACCTCGCCATGGGCATACCGCTCGGGGCCGCGCTGCTGGCGCTGGTCGCAGGCCTCGCCGGCTATGTCATGGTCAAGTTTTACGGAATCGTGTTCCTGGGCCGGCCGCGCGAGGCGCGGCTTGCGCAGGCCGTGGAATCCGGGCCCTTCGAGCGCGCGGGGCTAGGCCTGCTTGCGCTGTTGTGCGTGACCGCCGGCCTGTGGCCTTCGGGCGCCATCGCGCTCATCCGTCCGGCCGCATCCTTGCTCACGCGTGCCGATGCCCCCATCACGATCAGTGAGGCCGGCGCCCGGGTGGACGTGGCGCATGCCGCGTACGCACCGGCAATCTTGTGGGTGGCGCTCGGGGTTGTGGCGCTTGCCACCGTCTTGGCGCTGCGCGCGTATTCCTCGCGGCCGGCGCGCCGCGCCCCCGTCTGGAACTGTGGCCACCCCGTCATCGGCGCGCGCATGCAGGATACCGCCGAGGGCTTCGGACAGCCGATCCGGCACATCTTCGCGGCATTCCTGGCGACGCGAAGCCGCAAGCCCGCGCCCGACGATCGCGTGCCTCGCTACGGGAGCGTCGTGGAGGACCGCTTCTGGGAGGACCTCTACCGCCCGGCGGCGCGCGGCTTCGAGGCGATATGGGCATGGACCGCGGCCATGCGCCCGCGGCGCATCGCGATCTCGCTTTTCTGCGTGCTCGCCACGCTCATCGTGCTACTCGCGCTGGCGCCATGA
- a CDS encoding DNA-binding protein: MPRTGITREQVFAVADRLADQGIAPTVAIVRSDLGKGSFTTINQHLGEWKALKWKAEGLTAALPPAVEGKARESLTVLWEFAAREAGQTIERIREAALRDVSEMQEALEDAQRQCAALEIERQELHKHLGKAHETVAALTAEIARLCESLGASAARLEDVEARLETTLRDHSRSRST, from the coding sequence ATGCCGCGCACAGGGATCACAAGAGAGCAAGTCTTTGCCGTGGCCGATCGCCTGGCCGATCAAGGGATCGCCCCGACGGTGGCCATCGTGCGCAGCGATCTCGGTAAAGGCAGTTTCACGACCATCAATCAGCATCTGGGGGAATGGAAGGCCCTCAAATGGAAGGCCGAGGGCCTGACCGCTGCGCTGCCGCCGGCGGTCGAGGGCAAGGCCCGTGAATCGTTGACGGTGCTCTGGGAGTTCGCGGCGCGCGAGGCCGGGCAGACCATCGAGCGCATCCGCGAGGCCGCCCTGCGGGATGTGAGCGAGATGCAGGAGGCCCTCGAGGACGCGCAACGCCAGTGCGCGGCCCTGGAGATCGAGCGTCAGGAATTGCACAAACATCTGGGCAAGGCCCATGAGACGGTCGCCGCGCTCACCGCTGAGATCGCGCGGCTTTGCGAATCGCTCGGGGCATCGGCTGCGCGCCTCGAAGACGTCGAGGCGCGATTGGAGACCACCCTGCGCGATCACTCCCGTTCACGATCTACGTAA
- a CDS encoding HPP family protein, giving the protein MPDSLHSLQPGSAHTGRQRRRLGRRHELMLALLPTLTILSVFALVDAFSRQRLLFASLASSAFLIYLDPEHGTNRVRTVVVAQTLAAVSGCLFYSWLGGGYLSGGLSMTLAIVGMVLLDAVHPPAVSTALSFAFRTGKVSNLALFMLALAMVAVLVILQRLTLVLTLRGRADGTHAP; this is encoded by the coding sequence ATGCCTGATTCGTTGCACAGCCTGCAGCCAGGGTCCGCGCATACCGGGCGGCAGCGACGTCGCCTGGGGCGACGTCATGAGCTCATGCTCGCGCTTTTGCCCACGCTCACCATTCTCAGTGTATTTGCCCTTGTCGATGCCTTCAGCCGCCAACGGCTGCTTTTTGCATCGCTGGCCTCGAGCGCCTTTCTCATCTATCTGGATCCCGAACACGGCACCAATCGCGTGCGCACAGTGGTTGTCGCCCAAACCCTGGCGGCCGTGTCCGGTTGTCTTTTCTATTCCTGGCTCGGGGGCGGTTACCTGTCCGGCGGTCTCTCCATGACGTTGGCGATCGTCGGCATGGTACTGCTCGACGCGGTTCACCCGCCGGCCGTGTCCACGGCCTTGAGTTTTGCGTTTCGCACCGGCAAGGTGAGCAATCTGGCCCTGTTCATGCTGGCACTCGCCATGGTGGCCGTACTTGTCATCCTACAGCGCCTCACCCTCGTTCTGACGCTTCGCGGCCGGGCTGATGGGACGCACGCGCCATAA
- a CDS encoding Druantia anti-phage system protein DruA, which yields MAETFVDPTRFTGHCYRAAHWIDVGLTTGRGREDRHHERHGASPKRVLVYPLVPDARQRLLQAP from the coding sequence TTGGCTGAGACCTTTGTTGATCCCACACGCTTTACGGGCCACTGCTACCGCGCGGCCCACTGGATCGACGTCGGTCTCACCACGGGCCGCGGCCGTGAGGATCGCCATCACGAACGCCATGGGGCAAGCCCCAAGCGCGTCCTGGTCTACCCGCTGGTGCCCGATGCCCGACAAAGGCTCCTGCAAGCCCCGTAA